The following are encoded together in the Streptomyces rapamycinicus NRRL 5491 genome:
- a CDS encoding Gfo/Idh/MocA family protein encodes MENPEAKTLGVGMVGYAFMGAAHSQGWRTVGRVFDLPARPAMSAVCGRDADAVRAAADRHGWAAAETDWRALIARDDVQVVDVCTPGDSHAEIAIAALEAGKHVLCEKPLANSVAEAEAMVEAARRARERGQVAMVGFNYRRAPAIAYARRMVAGGRIGVLRHVRVTYLQDWIVDPEFPLVWRLRREYAGSGALGDLGSHIVDLAQHLAGERLVGVSALTETFIRERPLPAGAVAGLGGAGAGGAARGPVTVDDAALFTGRFGSGAVASFEASRFAAGRKNSLRIELNGDRGSLAFDLERLNELSFHDHTEPAVDSGFRRILVTEPEHPYLEGWWPPGHALGYEHTFVHQARDMVFAIADGTGPEPSFEDGLQVQRVLAAVEESAEKNCVYTPVPV; translated from the coding sequence ATGGAAAATCCTGAAGCGAAGACACTCGGCGTCGGCATGGTCGGCTACGCCTTCATGGGCGCCGCCCACTCCCAGGGCTGGCGCACCGTCGGCCGTGTCTTCGACCTCCCCGCCCGCCCCGCGATGTCCGCCGTCTGCGGGCGCGACGCGGACGCCGTACGGGCCGCCGCGGACCGGCACGGCTGGGCCGCCGCCGAAACCGACTGGCGGGCGCTGATCGCCCGGGACGATGTGCAGGTGGTCGACGTCTGCACCCCCGGCGACAGCCATGCCGAGATCGCCATCGCGGCCCTGGAGGCGGGCAAGCACGTGCTGTGCGAGAAGCCGCTCGCCAACTCCGTGGCCGAGGCCGAGGCCATGGTGGAGGCGGCCCGGCGGGCCCGGGAGCGCGGCCAGGTGGCGATGGTGGGCTTCAACTACCGCCGCGCGCCCGCGATCGCCTACGCCCGCCGGATGGTGGCGGGCGGGCGGATAGGCGTGCTGCGGCACGTCCGGGTGACCTATCTCCAGGACTGGATCGTCGATCCGGAGTTCCCCCTGGTGTGGCGGCTGCGGCGGGAGTACGCGGGCTCCGGCGCCCTCGGCGACCTGGGCTCGCACATCGTCGACCTGGCGCAGCATCTGGCGGGGGAGCGGCTGGTCGGCGTCTCGGCGCTCACCGAGACGTTCATCCGGGAGCGGCCGCTGCCCGCCGGCGCGGTGGCCGGGCTCGGCGGCGCCGGGGCGGGCGGGGCGGCGCGCGGACCGGTGACGGTCGATGACGCGGCGCTGTTCACCGGGCGGTTCGGCTCCGGCGCGGTGGCGTCGTTCGAGGCCAGCCGGTTCGCCGCGGGCCGTAAGAACTCGCTCAGGATCGAGCTCAACGGCGATCGCGGTTCGCTCGCCTTCGATCTGGAGCGGCTCAATGAGCTGTCCTTCCACGACCACACCGAGCCCGCGGTGGACTCCGGCTTCCGCCGGATCCTGGTGACCGAGCCCGAGCACCCCTACCTCGAGGGGTGGTGGCCGCCGGGCCACGCCCTCGGCTATGAGCACACCTTCGTCCACCAGGCGCGGGACATGGTGTTCGCGATCGCCGACGGAACCGGCCCCGAGCCGTCCTTCGAGGACGGGCTGCAGGTGCAGCGGGTGCTGGCCGCCGTGGAGGAGAGCGCGGAGAAGAACTGCGTCTACACCCCCGTACCCGTCTGA
- a CDS encoding substrate-binding domain-containing protein, producing MRYAKSSSATTSRRNLLLGTAAAGAMFAAGCTSNENNDDGDNAKQAANTANDKPGKAVTIGFAGPQADHGWLNAINEQAKRRAKEYKDVTLEATEGSNDTAQQIGQIETLINKKVDVLVILPADGKALTQVGLKAMRAGIPVVNLDRIFASPQAYRCWIGGDNYGMGLNAGRYIGEQLKGKKNAKVIELAGIDNLELTRQRTEGFNDALKNYPNIKKVGRQAAEFTVESGQAKMAQLLQAHSDFDALWNHDDDQGVGAERAIKQAGRDDFLMVGGAGAKHAMDAIKAGNSVLKATVLYPPTMAASAIDLARALGQGKGVGGLAELEIPASLTLYSAVVTKDNVDEYLPTGFS from the coding sequence ATGAGGTATGCCAAGAGCTCCTCCGCCACCACCAGTCGCAGAAACCTCCTCCTGGGCACCGCCGCGGCGGGCGCGATGTTCGCCGCCGGGTGCACCAGCAACGAGAACAACGACGACGGCGACAACGCCAAGCAGGCCGCGAACACGGCCAATGACAAGCCCGGTAAGGCGGTCACCATCGGCTTCGCCGGGCCCCAGGCCGACCACGGCTGGCTCAACGCCATCAACGAGCAGGCCAAGCGGCGCGCCAAGGAGTACAAGGACGTCACCCTGGAGGCCACCGAGGGCTCCAACGACACCGCCCAGCAGATCGGCCAGATCGAGACCCTCATCAACAAGAAGGTCGACGTCCTGGTCATCCTGCCCGCCGACGGCAAGGCGCTCACCCAGGTCGGGCTCAAGGCCATGCGGGCGGGCATCCCGGTGGTCAACCTCGACCGGATCTTCGCCTCGCCGCAGGCGTACCGCTGCTGGATCGGCGGAGACAACTACGGCATGGGCCTCAACGCCGGGCGCTACATCGGCGAGCAGCTCAAGGGCAAGAAGAACGCCAAGGTCATCGAGTTGGCGGGAATCGACAACCTGGAGCTCACCCGGCAGCGCACCGAGGGCTTCAACGACGCCCTGAAGAACTACCCCAACATCAAGAAGGTCGGCCGCCAGGCCGCGGAGTTCACGGTCGAGTCGGGCCAGGCGAAGATGGCCCAGCTGCTCCAGGCCCACTCCGACTTCGACGCCCTGTGGAACCACGACGACGACCAGGGCGTCGGCGCCGAGCGCGCCATCAAGCAGGCCGGGCGCGATGACTTCCTCATGGTCGGCGGCGCGGGCGCCAAGCACGCCATGGACGCCATCAAGGCCGGCAACAGCGTGCTGAAGGCCACCGTGCTCTACCCGCCCACCATGGCCGCCTCCGCCATCGACCTCGCCCGCGCGCTGGGGCAGGGCAAGGGCGTCGGGGGCCTCGCGGAGCTGGAGATCCCGGCTTCTCTCACCCTCTACTCCGCCGTCGTCACCAAGGACAACGTGGACGAGTACCTCCCCACGGGATTCAGCTGA
- a CDS encoding ABC transporter permease, which translates to MSRLRRLADLRNLSLVGVLAVLIAVGGFTKPDEFLSTDNLQLVLTQASVIGVVTVGVTFVITSGGIDLSVGAIVALASVWATTLATQDYGLGGILLCAVLVGLGCGLVNGVLIAYGGMVPFIATLAMLASGRGLALQISDGKTQVVTVNQVLDLGLPDAYVLGIPPLVMIFAAVTVVGWLVLNRTTFGRRTVAIGGNAEAARLAGIDVRRQRLMLYLLSGLCCGVAAFMLVVLTGSGQNTNGNLYELDAIAAAIIGGTLLSGGRGTITGSVLGVLVFTTITNLFALNNLQSDVQQIAKGAIIVAAVLVQKGRSTP; encoded by the coding sequence CTGAGCAGGCTGCGGCGCCTGGCCGACCTGCGCAACCTCTCCCTCGTCGGGGTGCTGGCGGTGCTGATCGCCGTCGGCGGCTTCACCAAGCCCGATGAGTTCCTCAGCACCGACAACCTCCAGCTCGTGCTCACCCAGGCGTCCGTCATCGGCGTCGTCACCGTCGGCGTGACCTTCGTCATCACCAGCGGCGGCATCGATCTGTCGGTCGGCGCGATCGTCGCGCTGGCCTCGGTGTGGGCCACCACGCTCGCCACCCAGGACTACGGGCTCGGCGGCATCCTGCTGTGCGCGGTGCTGGTGGGGCTCGGCTGCGGACTGGTCAACGGGGTGCTCATCGCGTACGGCGGGATGGTGCCGTTCATCGCCACGCTCGCGATGCTCGCCTCCGGCCGTGGTCTCGCCCTGCAGATCAGCGACGGCAAGACCCAGGTCGTCACCGTGAACCAGGTCCTGGACCTCGGCCTCCCGGACGCCTATGTCCTCGGCATACCGCCGCTGGTGATGATCTTCGCCGCCGTCACCGTGGTGGGCTGGCTGGTGCTCAACCGCACCACCTTCGGCCGGCGCACGGTCGCCATCGGCGGCAACGCGGAGGCCGCCCGGCTCGCGGGCATCGACGTCCGGCGGCAGCGGCTGATGCTGTATCTGCTCTCCGGCCTGTGCTGCGGTGTCGCCGCCTTCATGCTGGTCGTCCTCACCGGCTCGGGCCAGAACACCAACGGCAACCTCTACGAACTCGACGCCATCGCCGCCGCGATCATCGGCGGCACACTGCTCAGCGGCGGCCGCGGCACCATCACCGGCTCCGTCCTCGGCGTTCTCGTCTTCACCACCATCACCAATCTGTTCGCCCTGAACAACCTCCAGAGCGATGTCCAGCAGATCGCCAAGGGCGCGATCATCGTCGCCGCCGTCCTGGTACAGAAGGGTCGTTCGACGCCATGA
- a CDS encoding sugar ABC transporter ATP-binding protein: MAPAPPDPRPLLTMSAITKSFPGVRALDGVDLDVEAGEVHCLLGQNGAGKSTLIKVVAGAHQPDSGEILWRGEPVTLKSPIAAMRLGIATIYQELDLVEGLSVAENVFLGHEMATGGFVRSRAARTATAALLARLGHPEIDPGRLVGDLSAAGQQIVSMARALSHDVRLIVMDEPSAALDPDEVDNLFRIVGDLTAAGVAVVYISHRLEEIRRIGDRVTVLKDGRAAARGLPARTTPTREVVALMTGRDVEYAFPRRTTAPPVATATPVLRLENLGRAGEFEPIDLEVAPGEIVGLAGLVGSGRSEILETVYGARRPTSGRVLVDGRPLRPGSVTAAVRAGLGLAPEERKAQALLMLESVTRNVSVSSLTRFSRAGWVDRGAERAAARRCVRDLSLHPDDPERPVRTLSGGNQQKAVLARWLLRGCRVLLLDEPTRGVDVGARAELYAVIRRLADDGMAVLLVSSELPEVLGLADRVLVLREGRVVHTAPARELDEHRVLDLVMEGSPS; this comes from the coding sequence ATGGCACCGGCACCACCCGACCCGCGCCCACTCCTCACCATGTCCGCGATCACCAAGTCCTTCCCCGGAGTACGGGCCCTGGACGGCGTCGACCTCGATGTCGAAGCGGGCGAGGTGCACTGTCTGCTCGGCCAGAACGGCGCGGGCAAGTCCACCCTGATCAAGGTGGTCGCCGGGGCGCATCAGCCCGACAGCGGCGAGATCCTCTGGCGCGGTGAACCGGTCACCCTCAAGTCGCCCATCGCCGCCATGCGCCTCGGGATCGCCACCATCTACCAGGAACTCGACCTGGTGGAGGGGCTTTCCGTCGCCGAGAACGTCTTCCTCGGCCATGAGATGGCCACCGGCGGTTTCGTCCGCTCCCGCGCGGCCCGCACCGCCACCGCCGCCCTCCTCGCCCGGCTCGGGCACCCCGAGATCGACCCGGGGCGGCTGGTGGGGGACCTCTCCGCGGCCGGGCAGCAGATCGTCTCGATGGCCCGCGCGCTCTCCCATGACGTCCGGCTGATCGTGATGGACGAGCCGTCCGCGGCCCTCGACCCCGACGAGGTGGACAACCTCTTCCGCATCGTCGGCGATCTCACCGCCGCCGGGGTGGCCGTCGTGTACATCTCGCACCGGCTGGAGGAGATCCGCCGCATCGGCGACCGCGTCACCGTGCTCAAGGACGGCCGCGCCGCGGCCCGCGGACTGCCCGCGCGCACCACCCCGACCCGCGAGGTCGTGGCGCTGATGACGGGCCGGGACGTGGAGTACGCGTTCCCGCGCCGCACCACGGCGCCTCCGGTCGCCACCGCCACGCCGGTGCTGCGGCTGGAGAACCTCGGCCGGGCGGGGGAGTTCGAGCCGATCGATCTCGAGGTGGCGCCCGGCGAGATCGTCGGGCTGGCCGGGCTCGTCGGCTCCGGGCGGTCCGAGATCCTGGAGACCGTCTACGGCGCCCGCCGCCCCACCTCGGGCCGGGTCCTGGTGGACGGCCGCCCGCTGCGCCCCGGCAGCGTGACCGCCGCCGTGCGCGCCGGGCTCGGCCTCGCCCCCGAGGAGCGCAAGGCGCAGGCGCTGCTGATGCTGGAGTCCGTCACCCGCAATGTCTCGGTCTCCTCGCTGACCCGCTTCTCCCGCGCCGGATGGGTGGACCGCGGCGCGGAGCGGGCGGCGGCCCGCCGCTGCGTCCGCGATCTGTCGCTGCACCCCGACGACCCGGAGCGGCCGGTGCGCACCCTGTCCGGCGGCAATCAGCAGAAGGCCGTACTGGCCCGCTGGCTGCTGCGCGGCTGCCGGGTGCTGCTGCTGGACGAGCCGACGCGCGGGGTGGACGTCGGCGCCCGCGCCGAGTTGTACGCGGTGATCCGCCGACTCGCCGACGACGGCATGGCCGTCCTTCTCGTCTCCAGCGAACTGCCCGAAGTCCTGGGCCTCGCCGACCGGGTGCTGGTGCTCCGCGAGGGCCGCGTCGTCCATACGGCGCCCGCGCGGGAGCTGGACGAGCACCGCGTCCTCGATCTCGTCATGGAAGGGAGCCCGTCGTGA